From the genome of Halorussus caseinilyticus, one region includes:
- a CDS encoding histidine kinase N-terminal 7TM domain-containing protein — protein sequence MNLDPTWLALGPLTAFAMSLYFIRHLWPYRDEPGGWLFIATIVCEAVWTGAYGLALMVHDPAVRWLFEIPIWLGKSFITVFFLAFVLEYTGRGRLVRSKWMGLVAAIQAVSVLLVATNPLHRIAWSNYRVEPVWGAATVAYTHQPWLFATTLMFYFLAGIAMVVLVDAFVSYGELYRGQTIAVALSLVAPFAASVAWLFEVGPTKSLNLTTTALAIHLAFDFYAFFHRNMFEQTPAARRIGERAAIHDLGTPVVIVDSKRRVIDANEEAERVFDLDATDDAGDTLDDLVDATIDVSASEQAVTVRTDGERREYSVASSAVSDSRGTHVGHTLVFQDVTADRRRKQRLEVLNRVLRHNLRNDMTKITGYTELIRDGADDPAIERHAETVLENGRGLVALGEKAREFERAMDDETDRQRVEVASLAEDVAADLRSAYPDGRVEVRVPENLELHTDPAVLRLLLANLAENGLEHGTDAPRVEIRLAELDDDSRSAVLEVRDDGPGIPDHEVEVVTGGEEGDLQHGSGLGLWVVKWSASALGGDVSFDRDDGTTVSVRLPGVVSRPSPTTPIESASSAPRDPERSGDETPKRTVDD from the coding sequence ATGAACCTCGACCCGACGTGGTTGGCGCTCGGTCCGCTGACGGCGTTCGCCATGTCGCTGTACTTTATCCGGCACCTCTGGCCCTACCGGGACGAACCCGGCGGATGGCTGTTCATCGCTACCATCGTCTGCGAGGCCGTCTGGACCGGCGCGTACGGTCTGGCGCTGATGGTCCACGACCCCGCGGTCCGGTGGCTGTTCGAGATTCCGATTTGGCTCGGCAAGAGCTTCATCACCGTGTTCTTCCTCGCGTTCGTCCTCGAATACACCGGGCGCGGACGACTCGTGCGCTCGAAGTGGATGGGACTGGTCGCGGCGATACAGGCCGTGTCGGTCCTGCTGGTGGCGACCAACCCGCTTCATCGAATCGCGTGGAGCAACTACCGCGTCGAACCCGTGTGGGGCGCGGCGACGGTCGCCTACACACACCAACCGTGGCTGTTCGCCACCACCCTGATGTTCTACTTCCTCGCCGGGATTGCGATGGTCGTTCTCGTGGACGCGTTCGTGAGTTACGGCGAACTCTACCGGGGCCAGACCATCGCGGTCGCGCTCTCGCTGGTCGCGCCGTTCGCGGCGAGCGTGGCGTGGTTGTTCGAGGTCGGACCCACGAAGTCGCTCAACCTCACCACGACCGCGCTGGCGATTCACCTCGCGTTCGACTTCTACGCGTTCTTCCACCGGAACATGTTCGAACAGACCCCGGCGGCGCGTCGAATCGGCGAACGCGCCGCCATCCACGACCTCGGGACCCCGGTGGTCATCGTGGACAGCAAGCGCCGGGTCATCGACGCCAACGAGGAGGCCGAACGCGTGTTCGACCTCGACGCGACCGACGACGCGGGCGACACCCTCGACGACCTCGTGGACGCGACAATCGACGTGTCGGCGAGCGAGCAGGCCGTGACGGTCCGGACCGACGGCGAACGACGTGAGTACAGCGTCGCCAGTTCCGCGGTGTCGGATTCGAGGGGGACACACGTCGGCCACACGCTGGTCTTTCAGGACGTGACCGCCGACAGGCGGCGCAAACAGCGCCTCGAAGTTCTGAACCGCGTCCTGCGCCACAACCTCCGCAACGACATGACCAAGATAACCGGATACACCGAGTTGATTCGGGACGGTGCGGACGACCCCGCAATCGAGCGCCACGCCGAGACGGTACTCGAAAACGGCCGGGGGTTGGTCGCCCTCGGCGAGAAAGCCCGCGAGTTCGAGCGCGCGATGGACGACGAGACCGACCGCCAGCGCGTCGAAGTCGCCTCGCTCGCCGAGGACGTGGCCGCCGACCTCCGGTCGGCGTACCCCGACGGCCGGGTCGAAGTCCGCGTGCCGGAGAATCTCGAACTCCACACCGACCCCGCGGTCCTCCGACTCCTACTGGCGAACCTCGCGGAGAACGGTCTCGAACACGGCACCGACGCGCCGCGGGTCGAAATCCGCCTCGCCGAACTCGACGACGACTCGCGGTCGGCGGTCCTCGAAGTCCGCGACGACGGGCCGGGCATCCCCGACCACGAAGTCGAAGTCGTCACCGGCGGCGAGGAGGGGGACCTCCAACACGGGAGCGGTCTCGGTCTCTGGGTCGTCAAGTGGAGCGCGAGCGCCCTCGGCGGCGACGTGTCGTTCGACCGCGACGACGGCACCACCGTCTCGGTTCGGTTGCCGGGGGTGGTCTCGCGTCCGTCGCCGACGACGCCGATTGAATCGGCGTCGTCGGCCCCGCGTGACCCGGAACGGTCGGGAGATGAGACACCAAAACGTACGGTAGACGATTGA
- a CDS encoding DUF7113 family protein — MLLIRGEAGGTTLTGTLYERGERAPRFKGAPDEDAPYVWVCDEFYQVESGGTVQKVDGEEVNVAFESPMPRGFDTREQATGAAREHIRTQFARIGIDPEDVAITVEKQEAETAEPQ; from the coding sequence ATGCTACTCATCCGTGGCGAAGCAGGGGGCACTACGCTCACCGGCACGCTGTACGAGCGAGGGGAGCGAGCGCCGCGGTTCAAGGGCGCACCCGACGAGGACGCCCCCTACGTGTGGGTCTGCGACGAGTTCTATCAGGTTGAGAGCGGCGGCACCGTCCAGAAGGTGGACGGCGAGGAGGTCAACGTCGCCTTCGAGTCGCCGATGCCCCGCGGGTTCGACACCCGCGAGCAGGCGACCGGTGCCGCCCGCGAACACATTCGGACGCAGTTCGCCCGCATCGGCATCGACCCCGAGGACGTTGCGATTACGGTCGAGAAACAGGAAGCCGAGACTGCCGAACCGCAGTAA
- a CDS encoding universal stress protein, producing MTKQILVPIDGSPQSDDALTHALEEFADADITVLHVIDPIDAGYSAPVGVPGGSEEWYENAERESETLFEDAQNVADDYGVTLDSATELGRPSRTIVGYADDEGFDHIVMGSHGRSGVSRILLGSVAETVVRRATIPVTVVR from the coding sequence ATGACCAAGCAGATTCTCGTGCCCATCGACGGGTCGCCCCAATCGGACGACGCGCTGACCCACGCGCTCGAAGAGTTCGCGGACGCCGACATCACCGTTCTCCACGTCATCGACCCCATCGACGCCGGGTACAGCGCGCCGGTCGGCGTCCCCGGCGGGTCCGAAGAGTGGTACGAGAACGCCGAACGCGAGAGCGAGACGCTGTTCGAGGACGCCCAGAACGTCGCCGACGACTACGGCGTCACCCTCGACAGCGCGACCGAACTCGGCCGACCCTCCCGGACCATCGTGGGGTACGCCGACGACGAGGGCTTCGACCACATCGTGATGGGTAGCCACGGACGCTCGGGCGTCTCGCGCATCCTGCTCGGGAGCGTGGCCGAGACGGTGGTCCGGCGCGCGACGATTCCGGTGACTGTGGTGCGGTGA
- a CDS encoding ATP-binding protein: MTERDPGDFTRPSADDDSETIESSASGTDDFDADDSGLDTSSDPGDFETSSSSGTREKNFDSMGTDPRGTDRGIGTLSAAEGLRIGEQEDETHLQAYVTADNREDVRVGKYLLVGYPDGEKLFCRICALEYRQEYRVDDATEIHSKRAMRREDIDEADYKLMADLKPVAVLYEDGGELKRRMTDRVPKPKSVVREASDKAEIKTGLKMPAEGVFLGHLSVGGEKVRTAAEPPTIDYRLKDDYDDGDPLVFRHTLVAGGTGSGKTHGAKNMLRQFLSAERRYEMDDGASRRAAVVQFDPQDEYAQMHDDNPDVTAEDERRWESEGVAHGGHDETKAFVPKVKESSYAADHHRAEQVEFTIPFSMVKRRPWLVAGASLNDNQYNALRHLLDRFFEQYGDAGTYEQFVNYIDDPALREELDENGRVHEATYDAVKRRAISSAFYSVFDRDARPITDQIESFVRSGQLSVVPTYHLNDSRATEVVVLALASLLVDEKLSNDPEHTRIKETPLVVGMDEAHNFLTDAESVQARKVITKFTEAAKQGRKERLGLFLITQDPQDIAEPVFKQVNTTVVLNLGDEDAIKSVNIPSELEGKVPYMEKGQMVVYSPDNSEPVEIIGLSKCVTKHGRE, translated from the coding sequence ATGACTGAACGCGACCCCGGCGATTTCACCCGGCCCAGTGCTGACGACGACTCGGAGACCATCGAGTCGTCGGCCTCCGGGACCGACGATTTCGACGCCGACGACTCGGGCCTCGACACCTCCTCTGACCCCGGTGACTTCGAGACATCTTCGAGTTCCGGCACACGGGAGAAGAATTTCGACTCGATGGGGACCGACCCCCGCGGAACCGACCGGGGCATCGGCACCCTCTCGGCGGCCGAGGGACTCCGAATCGGCGAGCAAGAGGACGAGACCCACCTGCAAGCGTACGTCACCGCGGACAACCGCGAGGACGTGCGGGTCGGCAAGTACCTGCTGGTGGGCTACCCAGACGGCGAGAAACTCTTCTGTCGAATCTGCGCGCTGGAGTACCGCCAAGAGTACCGGGTGGACGACGCGACCGAAATCCACTCCAAGCGCGCGATGCGCCGCGAGGACATCGACGAGGCGGACTACAAACTCATGGCCGACCTCAAGCCAGTGGCGGTCCTCTACGAGGACGGCGGGGAGTTGAAACGTCGGATGACCGACCGGGTGCCCAAACCCAAGTCGGTCGTCCGCGAGGCCAGCGACAAGGCCGAAATCAAGACCGGTCTCAAGATGCCCGCCGAGGGCGTGTTCCTCGGCCACCTCTCGGTCGGCGGGGAGAAGGTTCGGACCGCCGCCGAACCGCCGACCATCGACTACCGACTGAAGGACGACTACGATGACGGCGACCCCCTCGTCTTCCGGCACACCCTCGTCGCCGGGGGCACGGGGTCCGGCAAGACCCACGGCGCGAAGAACATGCTCCGGCAGTTCCTCTCGGCGGAACGACGCTACGAGATGGACGACGGCGCGTCCCGGCGGGCCGCCGTCGTCCAGTTCGACCCGCAGGACGAGTACGCCCAGATGCACGACGACAACCCCGACGTGACCGCCGAAGACGAGCGCCGGTGGGAGTCGGAGGGCGTCGCCCACGGCGGCCACGACGAGACGAAGGCGTTCGTGCCGAAAGTGAAGGAGAGTAGTTACGCCGCCGACCACCACCGGGCCGAGCAGGTCGAGTTCACGATTCCGTTCTCGATGGTGAAGCGCCGCCCGTGGCTGGTCGCGGGCGCGAGTCTCAACGACAACCAGTACAACGCGCTCCGTCACCTGCTCGACCGCTTCTTCGAGCAGTACGGCGACGCTGGCACCTACGAGCAGTTCGTGAACTACATCGACGACCCCGCGCTCCGCGAGGAGTTGGACGAGAACGGCCGGGTCCACGAGGCGACCTACGACGCCGTGAAGCGCCGGGCAATCAGTTCGGCGTTCTACAGCGTCTTCGACCGAGACGCCCGGCCAATCACCGACCAAATCGAGTCGTTCGTCAGGTCCGGCCAGTTGAGCGTCGTGCCGACCTACCACCTCAACGACTCGCGGGCGACGGAAGTCGTCGTGCTGGCGCTGGCGAGTCTGCTGGTGGACGAGAAACTCTCGAACGACCCCGAACACACCCGAATCAAGGAGACGCCGCTGGTCGTCGGGATGGACGAGGCCCACAACTTCCTGACCGACGCCGAGAGCGTGCAGGCCCGGAAGGTCATCACCAAGTTCACCGAGGCCGCCAAGCAGGGCCGCAAGGAGCGTCTGGGCCTGTTCCTCATCACCCAAGACCCACAGGACATCGCCGAACCCGTCTTCAAGCAGGTCAACACCACCGTCGTCCTGAATCTGGGCGACGAGGACGCCATCAAGAGCGTCAACATCCCCTCGGAGTTGGAGGGGAAGGTCCCTTACATGGAGAAGGGTCAGATGGTCGTCTACTCGCCCGACAACTCCGAACCCGTCGAAATTATCGGTCTCTCGAAGTGCGTGACCAAGCACGGTCGGGAGTGA